The Candidatus Caldatribacterium sp. genome includes the window CTGGGTGAGGTGGGAGCCAGGTAGTCCCGAAGGGGTGAATGGGCCTCGGAGCTTTTCATCGAAATCCCCGAGAGGGGAGAGTAGGTTGAAAAGGGTCTTTCCCTTTAGAGGAAGACGGGTATCACAGTGTACCCGGTTGAGTGGGTAGTACGTGGGTACTACCAACAAGAGTGGCACCACGAGGAAAAGCCCTCGTCTCTTGACGAGGGCTTTTTTGTTTGGGGTGAGGAAATTGGAGATCCGCCCTTCGAAGGAGGAGTTCTATAAGCTCAGTGCACAGTACGATTACATACCTCTCCATGCGGAGTGCCTTGCGGACCGCCTGACACCTGTGGTTCTTTTTGAGCACCTCAGGCGGGGGAGTCCGGTGTTTCTCCTTGAGAGCGCCGAAAGGGGTGAAACCTGGGGGAGGTATTCCTTCCTTATCAGGGACGTAGAGGAAGAGGAATACTTCTTCGACTTCATGGACCTTGTGACTGTCCTTGAAAGGAAGTACCCTTCTTTCTCGGTCTACCCTTCTCTTGCCCTGCCTTTTCTGGGCGGAGCAGTCGGTTTTTTGAGCTATGATGCTGTGAAAACCTGGGAAAAAACGGTTCCCAAGAAGCCTGTAGACTTTCCCCTTGCCTATTTTGCGACGGTGCGACGGTACCTCTTTTTTGACCATCTCAAGCATCTCTTAGGGGCGGTGTACATTGCCCGGGCGGGAGACGAAGGGGATTTTCTGCGGGGAGTGGCGTGGATTCAGGAGGTCATGGGGGAAATTAAAAGGTATCCTTTGGCTGCAGAAAAGCGGGAAGGATTCCGCCTCTGTGGACCAATTCGCTCGAATTTCACGAAGGAAGCTTTTGAAAGGGCGGTTCGCAGGGTCATCGAGCTCATCGAAGAGGGACATGCCTCTCAGGTCGTCATCTCCCAGCGTTTCACGGTGCCGCATGAGGGAGACCCTTTCCAGGCGTATCGGATTTTACGGTCCCTGAATCCATCACCCTACCTTTTCTACTTTGAGACGCCGGGTTTTACACTCCTTGGCTCTTCCCCGGAAATGATGGTCAAGGTCGAGGGAAGGAAGGTTACGACTCGTCCCATTGCTGGGACGCGTCGACGCCTGCAGGGTGTGCCAGAAGAGGAAATCATTCAGGATCTCCTTGGGGATGAAAAGGAGAATGCGGAACACGTTATGCTCCTTGACCTTGGGAGAAATGACCTTGGGCGGGTGTGTGAGCTGGGAAGCGTTCAGGTTGAGGAATACATGAAGATCGAGCGATACTCTCACGTCTTCCATATCGTCTCCACGGTTTCTGGAGTGCTCCGCCAAGGTATGAACCCCTGGAGGGCGTTGCAGGCATGCTTTCCGGCAGGCACGGTCAGTGGAGCACCGAAGGTGCGGGCAATGGAGATCATCGAAGAGATTGAGCCAGAAAGCCGCGGTCCCTACGCAGGAGCGTTGGGGTACGTGAGTTTTCAGGGGAATATGGATACCTGCATTGTCATTCGA containing:
- a CDS encoding anthranilate synthase component I family protein, producing the protein MTRAFLFGVRKLEIRPSKEEFYKLSAQYDYIPLHAECLADRLTPVVLFEHLRRGSPVFLLESAERGETWGRYSFLIRDVEEEEYFFDFMDLVTVLERKYPSFSVYPSLALPFLGGAVGFLSYDAVKTWEKTVPKKPVDFPLAYFATVRRYLFFDHLKHLLGAVYIARAGDEGDFLRGVAWIQEVMGEIKRYPLAAEKREGFRLCGPIRSNFTKEAFERAVRRVIELIEEGHASQVVISQRFTVPHEGDPFQAYRILRSLNPSPYLFYFETPGFTLLGSSPEMMVKVEGRKVTTRPIAGTRRRLQGVPEEEIIQDLLGDEKENAEHVMLLDLGRNDLGRVCELGSVQVEEYMKIERYSHVFHIVSTVSGVLRQGMNPWRALQACFPAGTVSGAPKVRAMEIIEEIEPESRGPYAGALGYVSFQGNMDTCIVIRSIFFKDGIARVQAGAGVVYDSVPEREYEETRSKAEALLLALQLAEKEESV